Sequence from the Candoia aspera isolate rCanAsp1 chromosome 7, rCanAsp1.hap2, whole genome shotgun sequence genome:
TATCCAAGACAaaacttggaaaataaaatttcctTGGTTAATAGGATCAGTTTGTATACGGTATTTGTGATTGTTAATGTGTATGAAGATGggataaataatagaaataatttttcaggcatcttgtcatgttccccgtttcaatgttctgttaacatcgtaacgttacacatgtcaaaccgtttttccgtgtgtactcagcttgctctttgctggtattttccattcgttctctcttctttgttttgggactttggaatgtatgtttgggtttccaatcctattcaaggttactttcccaggcgcatgtaacggttgctagcacctgggagggggtgcttgctgacgggtgcttggggcgggactggattgaaggcaaggcttttaagtttgtatttggcgcacttttgctcattctcagctttctctgtatttgcatactattcctttaataaatcagttatctttaagcccgggcttgtgagactgagtatttgggattaggcaaccattacatatctGCATCAAGTTGtgggttccttttttttttcttcaggatattgatttttttttttttcccccttaactaGATATGTGGTTGTATTATTCTGGCAGTTTCTATATGGATACGTGTCAGCAAAGATGTTCAAGCGGTAAGTGTGCTTTTCCCCTATTATTGTAGCAGCAATAATAGTAGCAATAATAATTGTTGGTGTCAACATGTATCACAGCCTGCACCCCTCCTGGCAAGTCACAGAAAAATAAagtggataaaaatgaaataaattcttttgCAGTCTTCTTGGGCCTGTAGGCATGTGATTAGGGAAATCAGTTTTGGAAGATGAGATCAATTTCACAAGTGATAAATAGaataactttatttaaaaagggaaacaataacgTAAAAATTCTTTTTGTTGCTTTAAGTAGTCATATTTAGTAGAATAAAGTTATTCTATTTATCAATTTCACAAGTGATAAATAGAAGAACTTTATTTAACAAGGGaaacaataacataaaaattCTTTTTGTTGCTTTAAGTAGTCAAGATACTgaagacaattttaaaaagcctgtaaagggaaaattataaaaattaaaaattaatgctCTGAAGAGACAAAAAGATGTTATTGGTTTATTACTGAAGTCACAcaataaggaaaaataaacatAAGAAACAATAAAGATTTCAGTGTCACAGACATCAAAGTAAATCAGAAGTCTAATTGCTCATTCCTGACTAAATATTTACCTCTTATCTTAGAGACAGTAGATTGTCCCAGCAAGTGATTATTGCATGCTCCTCCTGGATTTTTCCAGATTCTTGTTATTATAGCCTTAAATTAGAGACATGGGGAAAATACCATTTTaggtctttttcttttcctggtacCCAGATTTCTGGCTGGGGTTTTAAGAAGCCAGAAGCCTTCTCTCTACAAAAGGGCTTAGGTAAGGGTCTTCCCTTGGGAAGGGAATCTTCTCTTAGGACCTTAGACAGAGTGGTGTATCGGTTATATCTCTCTTTGTAGCTAGAGTGTTCTGTAAAAGCAGGTGGGCCTCACTGAGAAATGAAAGAGAGAGCTTCTGTGTAAGCTGTTTCCACTTTTCGTTCATCTCCACCCATACTTAAGCAATCCACTGCTGTATCTTGCTGCCTTCTCTAGAGTTCCAGCATTAGAGCAATGTCCTTGGGTGCTGCACAATCAGAATGAAATGCCATGAATCAGGGCATTGCATTAGGGCAAAGTAGCTTGCTGATAACATGACTTATAGTTGACTAATAGAGAGAGCTGTCCGTTTCCTCCTACCTTCCCTTTTAGAACCTTGGCCTCCTTGACTATTTCACTGATTGTATCTGAAACCTCATATTTCTGTTTTTACAGGAACTCCAAATGGACCCCAGACTGTTTTCTGCTGTTAATCTCCTCATTGCTGTGGGCTCTGTCATCATGGTGCTTGGTTTTCTAGGTTGCTGTGGTGCTATGAAGGAGAGCCAGTGCATGCTCCTCCTGGTAGAGTTTCAATTTCTGTAACATTTTCTTTGCCAATATTTTCAAAGCAATACTCTGAATGGGGAAACCATGCTTGACCTACTTGGTTGGACCATAAATTTCCAGTGCAAGGATATCTGGGATTTATGAAAATTTCCCAAGCAGGAATGGGCAGGGTGTGTCTTGTACTGCCAATGAAAAGAGATCATGTAACTGTATTGTCTTGGACTCATTATCTCCTGTGTGGAAAGATGTGAGATTAAGGACGTTGTGAGAAAATATGAATTACAAATGAAAGATAAGGTTACCTGGTTTCCTTCCTAAGCCAAAGTCCATAAATATTGTTGCACAGCTGCATACTAGGCAGGAACTCTAATATTGGCTGTTGTGAACTTCGATACATGAGGAACACCTGGGCAGCAAAGGAACCTGAACTGAGTAGCTTTCAGAATGagaacaaaatggctgctgctgtCTAAATGTTTGTCATAACTGCTTCCCTCCGTTGCAGCCAATTTTGGATATTCTGATTCCTAATTTGATTCACTATTTACATAGGGCTGTCCTTCACAACAAAGAAAGGGCACTGATTTCTTTATGTGCTTCAGAATACAGTATCTGCTGCATCATAATACTATTCTAATAGTTCCTCAAAAAGGGCATGCTCTACCCCATAATGCAGAGGTAAAGGACATGTGTAGGGTGCCAGATTGTTTCCCTAATTATCCTTAAATTGCTTTTGAGTTGAGTTGAGCTGTGGCAGTCTTGGTACTCAATGTTTTTCTCATTTGGGGAAGATGAAGAACTGAAGGACATGGGTTTGCAACCTGGAATGCTTACAAGATGGCATTGCCTGATCTCAGTTTCCCCAATTCTTCAGAAAAGATATAGGACAGAGCTGCATTTGCATGTGATCATGCCATCTAAGTAACTGGGCAGTTTGTAAACAGTCTCAGAGTTAATCAGGTTCTGTACCCTTGCACCAGTCAGAAGCTTGCCCAGCCTCCATGTTTTCACACATTTCATCACCTGGACAGGTCTAATCAGTACTTGATAGAGAAAACTTGAAAGCAAGTTCAGAATCAGtggttatattttatttgtttgtttgtttgtttgtttatttatttgatttctatagccacccatctcaacaagtgactctgggtggcttacaacaataaaaccataaaacaattaaaacaattaaaatataaaataaatacaaaataaatatatatggctgccaagtgagcaatgcatagatattaatagaACCAAGAgttgggaccatccacacgctcgaggccccaggcctgggcacaaagccaggtctttacggccttacgaaaggccaacagggtcggggacatcctaatttctggagggaggatgttccagagcgCAGGCGCTacagaggagaaggcacgccttctagttcccaccaactgacactccctggctgatgggacccgcagcatacccaacctactagatcgaattggacaggcagaaacaactgggagaaggcggtcccttaggtaacctggcccaaagccatgaagggctttaccggtgacaaccagcactttgaattgcacccggaagcacactggcaggCGTGCTGTGATAATGGCAGGTGTATAGCTACCAAAACAGAAGAACTTGACAAAACCCTTTAAGAAGTTTTAAGTAGTTAAGCCAGCTATAAAATAAAGATCTTCTCCTCTCCTCAATATTCCTTTCTACTTCAACATTGGTTTTAATGAATCATTTTTATACTGTCTTGTAAAATACATGTTTGACTTTTGTGAGGCTCCATTATTTTAATCCAACATTGTCCATCATGCTTGTTGAACAATGATCTCTCTATAAATATTTATGCTCAGACTAATCAAAATCATGGATGGCAGTTAAAGCTGTTTTGGTTATACCTATTGAAATCAATGGATCTTCAGTTTTTCAGAGCTTCCTTAAGGACATTTAATTTCAAGTGTTTAACCTACGTATGACAAAGTCTGGGACTAATCCATTAAGTGCTGCAATATGTATTAATATACACATGGTCTACTTTGACCAATTATGCAGATGCACTATGTTACAATATAGGCAACCATACCAATGGAAGGAAGCAATTCATTATTATAATGGATGGAAAGCAATATATGTCATTCCCATCAGCCCTGCCTTGTAAAAATTATTGCCTAGAGAAAATGCAGCTTTGCTGTAGAATTATGTCTAATTATAGTACATACGTAAAAGTTAATTTCAGTCCATTACAGTTTTCCTATCCTACACAAtaagttgtatgtatgtatgtatgtatttattattcaaattttgctaccgcccatcttccccaaaaggagGACTCTTAAAATACCTCCTGTGTACAACTTTGGAacattaaagaagaaaacctGCCTTGCTTTGCCTGTACACACATTCTGATCTCAAAAATCTATCAGCCTTTCTTAATGGTGTATTTTCAatggatttttctttcattttgtaacATTGTTTTATAATATTGTAAACCACTTCAGAACATTTACAATGAACAGCAGTATGTAAATACACCCATCTGGAGCTCAGATGattaatttttctgtttcttcccacTAGTTTTTCATTGGACTACTGacaattctgcttcttcaaattgTAGCAGGCATTTTGGGAGGAATATATAAATCTCAGGTATTTCATTCTTCAATCTTATTAAGTTATATAGTGATTAAATTATATATGCTGATTATATTATCTGTTCATTTGCAGATTGAAAGCAGCCTAAACCAGACTCTCCAGAAGGAAATTTCCTTATTGCAAAGTGATGATCAGGTTTTCATGGAAAAATTTCACAAATTTGAGATAAAggcaaattaaatttattaatatttactgctattttttattctgcttgttctaacatctcagaaacaaactATGTTTGAAAACCATTCTCACCTCCAATTCCCTAATTTCAGAATAGCAAATACAGATCAGGCTACATTGGGCACAAATAATCTGTACCAAAATACCTGAATTCTAGTAACATTaatgagttgaagaaattatgCATGTATTTGGTATTCCAGGcaattgtatatacagtatatgcaatctACTAGAGCCTGCCTATGACACTGCCAACTTTTCATACAAGTATCTTTTTCTCTAAGCCTGGCTATAGCACCTTGCCAGTATTCAAGTTCCTACCAGTGGAAAAGCAGACTGCCTGCAACCCCTACAGACCCACAGCATTGCAAAAGGCTCACCACACACCCACAGTATCATCTCTCAAAACTAGCTGATATCATGGGAAGAACAGCTGATTTGACCTGATACAAAGCCCTGATAAGATGCTCTTAACCTCATGATCAGAACAATACAGAAAAACTTTTCAAAAAGCACAATTGCTTTAAACATGACTGTGGTGTGTAATCAGGAGAAATATCCTTTCAAAACTTGAAATGATACAGACACTTCTTCAGTAGACTCACACACCATACAAAATGTCAGAAACTACTTGGCATATGTGTGTAAAAGTGTGCTCACTCAGAAATATAAAGAGGATCGTAATTATATCACTcccaatcctttttaaaaagaattaaacaatAAAGATTCAAGTAACAACTGATTTTTAAGTTAAATAAGACAAGATAGGACAAACAAAAATGTATGAAACAGAATGttagaaattctttttttaaaaaactttatcaCACAAAAACTTGGCTCTTTAAGTAAAATGGATCCAGAACATACTACAAATCTGCTTTAGGTTTGgtaaccaaaataaaatatgatccCTTATATCACACATAGTATATTAAACAGATGTTTACTATTCCAGGACAATTGTTTTTCTTTAGAATTCCTATCTAAATGTAGCATCAAGAGTTTTTTCCCTCATGTTGGCTTTTGAATATCATTTAATTGTAACAGTGTCATAAACAGCCATTCAGCTTGGATGTTTTCATTACAGTATTgctgatttttctcatttttgcattttttaaagaaattatgcaTCTTTCTTCATAGtatttttggtttgatttttaaataGAAGCATTGAAATTATCTGTATTCTGGCAACCTTGGCAaacacatttttactctttgcgAAGCTATCTTTCTTCACTGAGCTTCACTAAAGTCTTCTTCATTATTGTTTTTCTTGTAGAACAAATGTTGTGGTGTGCTTAATGGACAGTCTGATTGGGGATCAAATGTTGCTATTTACAGTGGCTGTGAATGTGAGAAGAAAGACATAGGTACGAGTTACTGCAATGGAAATGTGTATAAAAAGGTAAGAGAAATGTTTTGCGTGAATACACCAATGACTACTAGTTTTAGTGGCCATTGTGGCCTCTAACATCATATATCATGGAATCATTCTAGGGAACAATAATGCAGGATCATTATCAGGTGTTGATTGTATATTTATACTTCTCTGTTCTTCACCCAGGAAGCACCAGGTTAGGGGAAAGCCAATGAAAATCTTAATTATTAGAACTTGCAGTTTTGTTACTTGGGGGCttttcagtcttgattcctggcaactgcctagacaagtccctgcagggttTTTTGGCAATCTTTTTGGCCTTCTTCTTggaactgagagagagtgactggcccaaggtcacccagatggcttcatgcctaaggcagaactagaactcaaagCCTCTCAGTTTCTATCTCAGCGGCTTTAAACTCTACTGCATTATACCAAAATGGGAATTTATTCTTTAGGATCCTCCTTCAAGCACTGGGCCAGGATATTTTGTGAACTATTAGCACACATTGGTATGTGTTATGTGAGTTACTGATTTCTCtataatatatgtttatatatagctttttaaaagctggtgctttaaaaaaatgtttctaatgttAGCCATCAGATTCACTTGgcgagtgggcagccatataaaatgaatgaatgaatgaatgaatgaatgaatgaatgaatgctttagTGAGTGAATTCCTTAACACAGTGATGCTTCTTTTCTTCAGGTTCACAACAAATCATGGTGAAAGTTGGGCTACTTTAACAAACAGCAGAGAGATGTTGTGCTCATCCCTGTGTAatatccaaagcatttcttccaaataatttttttggcATGCACGTTGCTCTTTGTACTTATTCTGTACTTATTCTTATTCTAGAATAAGTACAAATATACCAAAGTCTTCCTTTATATaatgatatatatataatgaTGTACAATCTACTATCTAATGTCTGATGCATTGATAAAGGCTTGTGGAAATGATCACAGTGAAAATTGAGAGGGAAGTTAGACTAATATTCGTATGACTTAATATTTATTATCACAACTGGGCTTTTATCAAATTCTGTAAGCCAatttgcttttgtatttttttttacatttcttccattacaatattaaaatatgaaattcatAGAAAATTCCTAAGTGATTCAGGCATTGACCAGCCTTAGTGCTTGGCTTTCTAAAGACCTGTTTCTTCTGGCTCTTCTAAAGCTGGGTGAAACCaactatgggattttttttttgtttcttaaatgttACCATTTTAATAGTTATCAGAACTGACtcagatcttatttatttatttatacaattgaTTATTCACTTTTTCATTAGAATTATAATAATTTCACAGCAGATcttgaaagtttaaaaaatgaatatattttatcaGTTCTCCTTTGCCTTTTGATACCAAAGCAAAACTAACCTAAATTTGTAGCATGGCTACTAGACTATAAATAGCTGGTGCATGTATGActtctttcatttttgtctttcagAGTTGTTCAGCTGTAATTATAGAAATCTTCAAGAACAATATGGTCATAGTTATGGGGATAGCATTTGGACTGGCATTTATTGAGGTACAAATAAAGTCTTCTTTCAACTTGTTACCATATTGCAAGCTATCCTGTTAGTAATACACTAAACCAAATGATTGTGGCTGATCAAGGTCACCCACTAAATGGAGGATGCATGAGCGTACCTCAACAGTATTGATAGCGACTTGATGAAGAATATCTCTGGGTGTTCAGAAATGGGCTGCTGCTGCTAGTGCTGCTACCATCCCATTTTCTAGATTCAAAAGTCCTGCCAactgttttgggggtggggggagttaagtcaaagatggaaacaaaagATCAGGCCCACTGAATAAGTGGAGCCACTTCTGTTGCATACTCCTATGTCTTATGAAGGTAGGTTGGAAAATACTGATTGTGAATTATATGAAAAATAGTTGAGATGTGAACTGAACAAATCCCTGCTCATTAGAGGCTATGAGTGGGATCCTGTTGGACTTCAGAAGTCAGACTCCTTGACAGTGGAGTtcaacagaaagaagaaacaaggaaataaaataagttgTGTGTTCTGATAGACTTCCTGTTGAGTAAGCAGAGGCTGATACAAAGATTGTAAATAAGATATAAGGCAGACAGTAGAGTGAATCACCAAGTGAAATAATAGAAATTTGGAGGAAGAGTTCAAGGGAGATATCCCTAAACATTTTCCCTCTAAGTAGATAGGAAAAAACAAGCAGATTGGATCAGCGAGTAATCACATATGAACTAAAAAGAGAGGATAAGTATTTATTGGATAAAACAATGGGGCTGTAACAATTATTGATAGAGGAAACAACTGTTCACAAAGGAATAGAACCAAATAAAGAAGCAAGCTGAATGGATGAGAGTCATAACTAGCAATAAGCCAGTAAGAAGGTACTCCATGTCACATCAGAAACTTCTTTCAGACCCACGCATAATGACCAGGCTATAAATATccataggaaaaaataaaacaaattactgtGGTTATAGGAAATGAGAATCTGGAGACCTGAAGGATAGGAGCTATATGCAAGAGGACAAAACGTAGTGGTATCTATAGTTGTGCTACAACTATTGCAGCAGTAGTAGTATCTATAGTTGTGCTACTTATAATAAGTCCTTCTGTTTTATATTAGAAACTTAATAGTCTCTTATGGGTTCATGTGCAACCACTCACAGCTTCAATCTGCTTGCTTTTTCCTCAATCCTACCTTGAACCTCACTACAAGGAACAGAAACTAATATGTGCAAACTGAAGCTCCTGGCTTGTGAAGCGTATTTCCAGGGAATACATATCAGAATAGTGATATCTGCCAAATCTCATCAAACCTTCTGACAAGTATTCCTGCTTATCCATGAGGGGACAAATTAAATTACCAAGGACAAATACACATTTTCCTTGATTTAGAATTTCTATGCAGAAGTTGAAAATGAAATTCTGAAATTGAGTTAAAATCTGCAGGGCCAGAGGGACCGTATCCTATCAGCTGAAGAGGGAatattaacaacagcaacaacaattctGTTCCTTCCAATGACATCACAACATCACTGAATTGCCTTTTGAGACTTTTAGAAGTTTAGGAGGTTGAGCTGCAGATCCCAACCCCTCAAGTGAGGTTCATCTTTGCTCTAGAAGATAGAAACAGTATTTAAGAGTTTCGTAGTATCTTATTATCACTGGCAAGCTGTTGTATCTATTCTTTTTGGAGCCTGACAGAAACTCCATCCATTAAGTTTCCCTGAAGCAAattcaggtagttctcacttagtgaccacttgtcagtgactgttcgaagttatgacagtgctgaacaaggagacttataaCCAGTTCTCGAAGTTGCAGCTATCACAGCatctccacagtcatgtgatcttgATTTGGACCCTTGGTAACTGGCACACAATTATGACAGTCACAACATCTCACAAttaagtgatcaccatttgcgaccttcactaccagcttccaacaagcaaagtcaatggggaacctggcaggaggtcacaagtcatGACATCGTACTTAATGACTGcaggtaatttgcttaatgacagcaactggaacggctggaactgctgtcgtaagttggcgtggtcacgtgatttttcacttaTGACCATGTTCTTGGTGATGGGGTTCCCAGTCCCAGTTACgatcattaaccgaggactatatttattttattttattttattttattttattttattttattttattttattttattttattttattttattttattttatttattttattattatttctatagccactcatatcagcgagtgactctgggcggcttacaacaataaaccatacaacaattaaaacaattacaattaaaacagttaaaatataaaataaatacagaataaatatacacggctgccaagcgagcaatgcatgaatgttaatacagccaagagatgggaccatccacatgtacgaggccccaggcctgggcacaaagccaggtcttcacagccttacgaaaggccagcagggtcggggacatcctaatttctggagggaggatgttccagagggcaggcgctacggaagagaaggcacgccttctagttcccaccaactgacactccctggctgatgggacccgcagcatacccagcctactagatcaaattggatgggcagaaactactgggagaaggtggtctcTTAGGTaaccagccccaagccatgaagggctttaaaggtgacaaccagcaccttgaattgcacccggaaggacaccggcatccaatgcagctcccgtagcagtggtgttacatgtgtcgagtacccgacaccatttactatccatgcagctacattctgcaccagttgaagcttccgaatgctcttcaagggcagccctatgtagagtgcattacagcaaatacagtaaatatatgtatttaaaagcagctatataaatcatattACAACCAAATCAACCTAAATAAAGAAACAACAGTATACTTTTGAGCAGAGTTTATCACTACTATGGTTTAGGTTAATGTTATCTAGACCAACATTTCCTAAAATTAGTGCATATTTTTaatagacacatacacacacacgtgtgaGTGTGTGTTTAGTCTCCTCTTCAACATACATGTTCTTAAAACGATTTATCCAATATTCTTCTGTAAGTCCCCAAAGCAGTGTTTCACACATAAATGAAATTAAGAGCCTCCTGTAAAGACAGGTAGGAGACAATTATCCATTACTTGAGAGAACACATCTCCtggaccagggctgcaactaacAGGGGTTGCCAGGGGCATatgccccaggcgccacgctgCTGGGGAGCCTAAAtgcgtgctgggggggcaccaaaatgggcgcagaatccatttgccccgggtgacacagaccctagttgcggctctGTCCTGGAGTGGGTCAAGCTATGCCATCTGTGGAACTAATAATATTGCCAGTCCAAAAAAAAACCCCCCACTGGATTATTTTTTCTGCATTGAATCTTTGTCTCAGTTAATGTACATTGTTCCACTTGTGTTTCTTAATTAGTCTTTGTGGTTGATTTTTCTGTCctaagatcaggaaaaaaaaacaccaagttttttttttaagaaactgcaTTTAGCTGGTCAATCTTTTGTGGGTGtgagtgtgtgggtgtgggtgtgccactgagtcagtcttgactcctggcaattgcctggatgcccctgcagttttcttggcaagatttcagaagtggcttgccattgcctgcctccttcccaggtctcaaagagaatgactggctgaagaacacccagctggctttgtgcctaaggcaggattagaactcacagtctctcagtttctagcctgatgctttaaccactatgccaaactggctgtcttacaCCCTTAAAAAC
This genomic interval carries:
- the TSPAN8 gene encoding tetraspanin-8; the encoded protein is MAGVSSCMKYSMFIFNFLFWICGCIILAVSIWIRVSKDVQAELQMDPRLFSAVNLLIAVGSVIMVLGFLGCCGAMKESQCMLLLFFIGLLTILLLQIVAGILGGIYKSQIESSLNQTLQKEISLLQSDDQVFMEKFHKFEIKAN